In the Zingiber officinale cultivar Zhangliang chromosome 5A, Zo_v1.1, whole genome shotgun sequence genome, tagggtttaaagaagctaaaagttAACTTAGCATGCTCATACACCTCTTGATGATAGGATATGAATTTAGATAGGtgtttatgcttacatgttgtttaaagttTAGTTTTCctccatgtatgtttcggccaagaacaaggtTAGGGTTTAAAGAAGCGAAAAAGTTAACTTAGCATACTCATgcacctcttgatgatatgatatgaatttggaTAGAtgtttatgcttacatgttgtttaaagcttagTTTTCctccatgtatgtttcggccaagaacaaggttagggtttaaagaagctaaaagttAACTTAGCATGCTCATACACCTCTTGATGATAGGATATGAATTTAGATAGGtgtttatgcttacatgttgtttaaagcttagttttccttcatgcatgtttcggccaagagccaaaattagggtttaaagaagctaaaaagaTAACCTAGCATACTCATgcacctcttgatgatatgatatgaatttagctaggtgtttatgtttacatgtggtttAAAGTTtagtttcccttcatgtatgtttcgaccaagaaccaaattagggtttagagaagctaaaaagttaacctagcatgctcatgtacctcttgatgatatgatatgaatttaagctaggtgtttatgtttacatgttgtttaaagcttaacttctcttcatgtatgtttcagccaagaaccaaattagggtttaaagaagctaaaagttaacctagcatgctcataaacctcttgatgatatgatatgaatttagctaggtgtttatgtttacatgttgtttaaaggtaaatttcccttcatgattggttcagccaagaaccaaattagggtttagagaagctaaaaagttaaccaagcatgctcatgtacctcttgataatatgatatggatttagctaggtgtttatgcttgcatgtttcCTATAGCTTGGTTCCCTCTttatgagtggttcggccattatgagtttagaagcttagatatgcctcacatgacacgttatgaattaggagatgttatttaatgatgtcatgcatgattgtgtcttttatgatgtgctatatccCCAatgatgcatgctttatgatatgacaaataacatgttcattatgtatgcttataatccatgcatgtgctgtgtgcccaaatatgcatgctttatgatatgataaatgacatgctcattatgtatgcttatgatccatgcatgtgctgtgtgcccaaatatgcatgctttatgatatggtaaatgacatgctcattatgtatgcttatgatccatggatgtgctgtgtgcccaaatatgcatgctttatgatatggcaaatgacatgctcattatgtatgcttatgatccatgcatgtgctgtgtgcccaaatatgcatgctttacccctcatgatatgataagataagatatgttatgttatgtaacgcccacccttcttacccaaccaaaggcggtgctacgatcttatactacttacgtacatgctttagttatactataacagcggaaaattttaaatcttttcttttatttaaataagcatgatatcacatattctgattagttcgaatgtgcatatattgatcatataactaaaaatattaatttgtccgaatcgttcttgccgagccaccaccacacacatcactatctgctcctcctgctgctccgttatacatccagctttctcttttatctgcggtacaaggaaagtaagctatgagcactcatggctcagtaagttcctttcctactcactaaaaccgagaatcatcgtatatcaagaatggatcaacatatcatcgtctcaactaatcataacataacatatcattctattcaaacatatcatgcatatttcttattcacatatcatttcatagaagcatgaatatcatatcataaaacaaataaatcacaagcatgagacatacaagggcatcatattcatatcataatatcacatgacattatatcatatcatcatataattcaagcacatatgaatgtaggcaatgcatcgtgaatttgaaaacttatacttaatagtacttgaaattaatatcatcatcatttgggatcccggtttgtaccacatacataatgcgtaggtccaaggtagcaagtcttgagccctaccatgcatacatactaggcccgagtcttactccatcgacctagggcactcaaaggcccattactgacgaggcccgagtcttactccatcgaccccggggcgtttacggagcccacccttggtacaaaccataaaaatagcttatcatgcataactatcatattatgtccttaacaatctttcatgcattttattctttttcatttcttttcattatgtatagcattttctatgctatcacataacataacttcatttcttttcattatgtatagcattttctatgctataacacatcatggcatatttcataatataacttcattatgcatatcatttcgtaactaaagcaatcatgcattctaacttattatcatatcattttcatacagcatggcatagacatatttaattttttgttctagggtttctagggcatctatcccttcatggccgaacacataatgattcatttaggtcatacaaacatgtatcacattcacacattatcaagttttcataagaagtacttttaaccccttaggtttcatttccaaggcctctaggtcctttaaaccttacttggccgaaattcatagaatataaacttcctttaagtggcctaaagcatgggaaacctaagtaaatttcatagcaagatttactaagaacatcatacacaaggttggatcataaacaagctaggactcttgtgatcttacatgtcataaatcatgtaactaattttctacattccaattaaacatgagagcattaatcgtctttcataacataatatcacagaggtcattgagcatattagaattttgtttaagcttctctaaactatcaccttaccatggccgaaatattaagagtaaggttcatgagtttctttcaacatacaagtatacaactcttaagaactttatatcatgtcatataagaatagttattttaaattcaaggtcctcctaaccctaaattctttcttgaccgaaacatgagagtggggttcttttggttccaatcaacttccaagcaagaaaaccataggaaggtccttagcatttcatagagttAAACTTGCACTattttggttagacaataattttcctaacctatttacaatatttttgattgaaattctagggttacatacacctctgatcatgcatcatatatgtatacaaacataggggaaaactttctttcaaggcatagaaaaagaatccgaaaatcacatgaaagccttgtaccgcaggtgagggaagcttaccttctttgcttaagtttcctagagttgagaacttgcttgtggacctttcttccttgcttgctttgctcggcaccaatggaggaagaagtggctaggtcttttggtggagaggaggaggaagaagaggaggcttcttcctcttgtgttgctcggcaacaaaaagaaagaaagaaggggagagttgttgctctcggcaacaagaggaaagagggagggagagtgctcggcacaaatggaggagaggaggagagtgagttgaggatgaagccccctccatgcctatttatactaaagtgagggaggaaaacttgacttgattcatcctcctcatttacttctcctcttaatgagaaagaatatgctagagaaatgcttcttaagtttctctcttttctttctcttaatttctctcctttctttcctttaattataattcccatctctccttttacaatattcactcctatcacacttggttaacacatgcatgcatccacaagagaaccaaggatcaaattcttctcctaacatatttttgtacaaaataattcatgtatatgcattatgcataaatatttcatacatgcatatataatatctcatatctcttttgtttacattaattccttgcattataaatcatgtatagaactttatattctcaactttattttctttcataaagtttttaatcatctaaatccttcccatcgtaacattcaacgtagactatctacacattcttttcattacattcgtactctcattgcccttactttatctaggctttctaggggtgttacatgttatgatatgaacgatgatatgatattttaccttgtatggcttgtaccaagggtgggctccataagcgcccctaggccgacagactatgaatgggtctagtaaagggatggactccttagtacgcccctaggtcgatggactatgaacggacctagatccctagtaggtttggggctagctaccctgtcctagggattgcgcgcatttatgtatgtatgtggtacaagccggcctaccctcatgatgatattatgttcaagtactatatgatatgttttaagacatcttgcatatgacatgacacatgttttaaaagacatcttgcatgatatgatttatgatttatatgacatgatgatttatgatatgatataacatgatgttctttatgagatgatatgatatgatttatgatatgacatgctatgctcttatgatatttatatgacatgatgatttatgatatgatatagcatgatgttctttatgatttatgatatgacatgctatgcccttataatgttagatgattaaatttttatggttctatgcttatgtgtttatgctttgatatatggattttacgagtaggaaaggatcttactaagcctgtgtgcttatagcttactttccttgtaccacagataagggcaaagaatggatgacctaagggagctgtaggagaggcaaggagatgtgtgtggtggtggctcggctaaggcaaataaagacctgcttaagttattttgttatgtcAACATGAACCAAGTGTCTTATGTTATTGTTCTGCACGACTTCAGGATATTTCTACTATCTTATTTCTGAAAGAAATttcaatatgcatgtatgtttccgcaaatagataagtaaagtaaccccgccctactagcaggaggggcgggcgttacactaggagtcacaactcttggtaactcccaagaggtggcatcccacttaagcaaacatgatgatgtggagcatcatcattgaccCACTCATAGCCatctcaccaatgaggtggcaaatggtcaagtcaaacttgacccttcatcttcctctcaagtcaagtcaaacttgaccacttctctcccttggttgatctaatctaaccattggttcaagtcaattttaatttaatgaatctctattcattgaattaaattaattaaatgagtctaagtccaaattagactcacttaacacatgaaccaaattgagtccaactcaattagctcaatttggattactcttaatccaatttagttcatcacatgaacctaatcctttaggttcatcaaatgaacctaatctccatctaattgccctatgtgacctataggttcttataacattggcaatgctcctaaacccatttagaagcataagcaatgagcggtatctagcaacacatcattactacccaagttataagaatgttgagatacaacatcaccttgtgactactaattgtgactcctcacaatatatgacattgtacttttatcctagacatctagattgatcaatatgaggtatagaccttgtcatcctctaatcaatctaaatcttgaatcccaagtagtctcattcaatcaaatgagctcaatatctcatattgactcatttgggcatggtcatacacttagtgctctcactctatcaagaatatcgatgccactgccgtcatataggagggatagatcccatctacatcactcacatccctccgcataatttattacatacccagtaatcgcctttatagtccacccagttacgggtgacgtttgacgaagtcaaagtacgtaactccttatgtagggaaccatggtgacttcaggtccaaggactagtagtcatactaatagccacatgagaaagtatatgacactcatataacgatccatgatactttctcatggcgggtcattcattatacattctccaatgcatacccatgtgtcaacttgatatctctatatccatgacttgtgagatcaagtcatcgagttgacctacatgctagtctcgtcgcattaagattgtccctgaatgttaatactcgactaggaatgattaagagtagtgttccctatatcatctcactatcgattcaaccaatcgattgatataggtaagaacgttctactcaagaacgctattatacttagttatttggcaccaatacaagtaagtataataaccaaaaacaaatgcatttatttatatatatgaatatgatacaatgagtccatacaacaatcatcaaatgattggctctagggctctaaccaaCAACATGTGAGCATGCTTAGCATTCTTGCATATAACTTggtttagtatctatttcttgaaacatgatacatgatTGTTTAAAACTAGAGCATAAAGCGTACTAATAAAGAGAGGATGAActactaagcatgtatattgttcTCTAAAGGGGTATTTGGTACTTCTTTAATGAAAGTTCATTATAACTAACCTGATGAAAGTACAGGAGTCTAAACACCAGTATGAACATTAATATGGGGTTCGAAGCATAAACTAAGTACCTAGTCGTCCATCACTTAACACTTCAAGCATGATAAGGAGGTTCTTAGCAATTCTTTAACTAAAACAAGTGCTTATcatttcaaggtttcatggaaACAAAAGATAGTATAGTTTCACATCAAGTAGCAACCATTAAAAGCatcaaataaaagaacaagttaaCATGCAGGACGTAGAACATGCATAAGTCTTGAAACACAAAACAGatttcttccaccatgccactgccacacacatctttgcccctcctgctgcttcctttagtttagccattctttacccttttctgcaatacaaggaaaaataaaactataagcacataggcttagtaagatcctttccaaCTCACGAAAGCCttaaatcatgaattaaacataGAGTAGTGACCTGATCATTTAGACAGCATATAGGCCTATCACAAGAGTACATCATCTTAAAGCATAATAATCGCATAGCATGAAataatatatgcaagatgttcttttgaaaaaatatattatataaatacttaaacataaatctcaacatgagggcccgacattgtaccacaaaCATGATTTGCACGCATCTTTAAATAAATCTGAGGTAGccaatcccgaacctactagggaactaggcccgtgcttcgacctaggggcgacgTTGGAGCCCATCCCCTGGACCTTGCTAGGGtctggtacaagtcatacaaaagtaaaatagcatatcatgttctttgtcatatcataaagagtacTCTTAGTCCCAATTTATAggaaagcatctcttaggccttttatCATActtaagccttgcataagcataacatggtaacATAAGGTTCACccaacacatagcatatcatagggaacCATTAGTAAGCATGATTGGAGTGTTTGCTCTCTTCTAGCTCTAGTAGTTCTATTGGCCGCAACTTACAAGGGCATGATCCTAGattttaagcaacatcaaccatgaatagcatcttaataacatcacataacatattaggtatcatgagagaaagcataagcaagtctagttgaagtttaaactttcctaatccctttatttcttcttggccgaaacttcaagggacATGGTCCTGGTCCTAGTTTTTAAGATACATACGCCTTGCATAAGTATAACATGGTAACATAAGGTTCACccaacacatagcatatcatagggaacCATTAGTAAGCATGATTGGAGTGTTTGTTCTCTTCTAGCTCTAGTAGTTCTCTTAGCCGCAACTTACAAGGGCatgatcctaggttttaagcaacatcaaccatgaatagcatcttaataacatcacataacatattaggtatcttgagagaaagcataagcaagtctagttggagtttaaactttcctaatccctttatttcttcttggccgaagcTTCAAGGGACATGGTCctagtttttaagcaacataaaaaaaacaacaaggaaaaccacttgtactacaggtgaggggaatacttataTCCTCTCGCTTGGTTTACCACAAGGAGAATTCCCTTGGTGGAGAGAAAATGAAGACCTTCCGCTTCTAGGACTCCCCCTTGCGTATATTGCTTATAAGAAGACTTAGGCCTTAAGGACTCCTCCTTGTGAAGACTTCCTAGGAAGGAATCCTAGGCTTGATTCCGAACATGGGGGAGAAGGAGGCTAGTTTCGGTGgagggaggaaggaggaggaagaagaaaataacttTTCATTCCCTTActcctatttattctaaatgaagggagaaagggaaAACGACCTTTTCATTcccttacttcatttactctaaatgaagggagaaagggaaaatgaacttttcattctaagtgaagggagaaagggaAAATAAACTTTTCATTCTAAGTTAAGGgagaaaggtgtcccttcaccctccctacccttaactacaatttccatttcCTTCCTAATAGTGCACCCTTGTTGGGGCTACTGGTTGTCCCATATCACAAAGAGCTTGTCACTTactaaaaaggttcaaggttcgaactttggtcatgcctctttttggatctattttctctcttttttttttgaagaaggaACCCACATAAAACCCATTCTAACCatgcaaaaaaaattatataaaattgctagagattttatgggtattACAAACACTAGCTAAttcatattggattagactaggctttgttttctttattctctgcatatataaaaaaaatctactattaataaaatattttcactCTTCTTCCTTACtgcattcaattttttttatttcttgctGTCATATTTTCTATCTTATTCTCTTTTCTTCTGCATGCGTAGTGCTAACCTTTCAGGACAGCTGCTACTATTGGATCCAGAGATTGACAGGACCTTTCTGAGAGaaggaatttacagaaagttttccaagtagcaaaagAATCCTCAAGAATGGTCGATAAACTACTGAAAGATTATGTGACACCATATGCACGAGGGGTCCAATACAGTATCACCTCGACCACCCATCGATGctgacaactttgagatcaagcTCGCAGTAATCGACTTGGTCCAGTGAAATCAATTCGGAGGGGGGCCACACGAAGACCCGAATCATCATCTAGAGCTGTTTTATGAAATTTGTGGCATGATGAAGGTGAATGAGGTTCCTATAGAATCGGTGGGACTGCTTCTTTTCAGATTCTCTCTGAAAGATAGGGCCAAGCAGTGGCTGAATTCTCTACCAGCAGATAGCATATTGTCTTGCGAGCAATGTGAGCAGAAATTCTTAGACAAGTTCTACCCCCAAGCAAGACTACCCACATGAGGAACCTGATTACCAGTTTTAAGCAGATAGACTCAAAATCCCTATTTGAAGCCTGGGACCGGTTCAAGAGCATGCAAAgatagtgcccccatcatggccttgagaaatggCTGATTCTACACACCTCTACAATGGAATAAATTATTACACGAAAGTATCATTGGAttctgcagcaggaggagcactgatgaacaaaagccttgatgaagctgaagagataatAGAAAATGTGGCATTaaaccaccatcagtgggcatcTGAAAGATCTAGCGGTGCTTTCTCAGGAAATAAGATGAATGTGTCAGGAAAATTCGAGGTGGATGCATTCAAACTCATGTCTGTGAAGCTGGATGCCCTGGCTAAGAAATTTGAAGCCATGGGTAGCAACACAGCTAATGCAATAGTTTGTGCTTGCGACATCTGTGGAAGTGTAGACCACGCTCAAGATACTTGTCCCCTTGGGCCAATGCAGGCACAGATAAACCAGCTTGAGCAATGCAT is a window encoding:
- the LOC121979445 gene encoding uncharacterized protein LOC121979445 — encoded protein: MHEGSNTVSPRPPIDADNFEIKLAVNEVPIESVGLLLFRFSLKDRAKQWLNSLPADSILSCEQSEEIIENVALNHHQWASERSSGAFSGNKMNVSGKFEVDAFKLMSVKLDALAKKFEAMGSNTANAIVCACDICGSVDHAQDTCPLGPMQAQINQLEQCIAITGYNQR